The Caulifigura coniformis genome includes a region encoding these proteins:
- the speA gene encoding biosynthetic arginine decarboxylase has product MIEELKRWTTTDASDLYEVAGWGQGYFSVGENGNLWVHPGRDANQKLDLKELIDRLQLRGLDLPILVRFNGILKDRLKTLHDVFSHAIKEHEYKGKYACVYPIKVNQQREVVEKVVEYGKQFGFGLEAGSKPELIAVLAMTEPNMPVICNGFKDAEFIELAMLGQKLGRTVIPVVEKYTELDLVLKYAERVGVRPQIGFRVKLASKGSGRWQASGGYRSKFGLTVSEILKALNELQARGMADCFKLLHFHLGSQITNIRQVKAAINEASRIYVDLHKRGAGLEYLDVGGGLGVDYDGSQTNFESSMNYSLQEYASDIVYQIQTTCDENSVPHPNIISESGRAVAAYHAVLIFGTLGVAEQGDDDEIPKTIPNEYEQPLHDLMLTYNEVNARNVQEAYHDAQQALDMATNLFSGGYLPLDQRVVAENLFFAICHKIRRLIKEADDVPDDLSGLDRMLADTFFCNFSLFQSMPDSWAVSQLFPVMPIHRLAEKPTRHAVLSDITCDSDGKIDQFIDRRDVKRTLQLHHFDNEPYYMGAFLIGAYQEILGDLHNLFGDTNAVHVDLSDSGEVLLETIIKGDTVSEVLDYVQFKGRDLMNRVQATVESAVREGRIDHQQAGRIVKFYEEGLNGYTYLEEPGE; this is encoded by the coding sequence ATGATCGAAGAGCTGAAGCGCTGGACAACGACGGATGCGAGCGACCTCTACGAAGTCGCCGGCTGGGGCCAGGGCTATTTCTCCGTCGGGGAGAACGGCAACCTGTGGGTGCATCCCGGGCGGGATGCGAATCAGAAGCTCGATCTCAAGGAACTGATCGACCGCCTTCAGCTGCGCGGACTTGATCTGCCGATCCTCGTGCGTTTCAACGGCATCCTGAAGGATCGCCTGAAAACGCTGCATGACGTCTTTTCGCATGCGATCAAGGAACATGAGTACAAGGGGAAGTATGCCTGCGTTTACCCGATCAAGGTGAACCAGCAGCGGGAAGTCGTCGAGAAGGTCGTCGAATACGGCAAGCAGTTTGGGTTCGGGCTCGAGGCGGGCAGCAAGCCCGAGCTGATTGCGGTTCTCGCGATGACGGAACCGAACATGCCGGTGATCTGCAACGGCTTCAAGGATGCGGAGTTCATCGAGCTGGCGATGCTCGGCCAGAAGCTGGGCCGCACGGTGATCCCGGTCGTCGAGAAGTACACCGAGCTCGACCTCGTTCTGAAATATGCCGAACGGGTCGGCGTGCGTCCGCAGATCGGGTTCCGCGTGAAGCTGGCGTCGAAGGGGTCGGGTCGCTGGCAGGCGTCGGGCGGATACCGCTCGAAGTTCGGGCTGACGGTCAGCGAAATCCTGAAGGCGCTGAACGAACTTCAGGCGCGGGGCATGGCGGACTGCTTCAAGCTGCTGCATTTCCACCTGGGGAGCCAGATCACGAATATCCGGCAGGTGAAGGCGGCGATCAACGAAGCGTCGCGGATCTATGTCGACCTCCACAAGCGCGGCGCGGGGCTCGAATACCTCGATGTCGGCGGCGGCCTGGGCGTCGACTACGACGGCTCGCAGACGAACTTCGAATCGAGCATGAACTACTCGCTCCAGGAGTACGCCAGCGACATCGTCTACCAGATCCAGACGACCTGCGACGAGAACAGCGTCCCGCATCCGAACATCATTTCGGAGAGCGGCCGGGCTGTCGCGGCTTACCACGCGGTGCTGATTTTCGGCACGCTGGGCGTCGCGGAGCAGGGGGACGACGACGAGATTCCGAAGACGATTCCGAACGAATACGAGCAGCCGCTGCACGACCTGATGCTGACCTACAACGAGGTCAACGCCCGGAATGTGCAGGAGGCCTACCACGATGCGCAGCAGGCGCTGGATATGGCGACCAACCTGTTCAGCGGCGGCTATCTGCCGCTCGATCAGCGTGTCGTGGCCGAGAACCTGTTCTTCGCCATCTGCCACAAGATCCGTCGGCTGATCAAGGAAGCCGACGACGTTCCGGACGATCTTTCGGGGCTCGACCGAATGCTGGCGGACACGTTCTTCTGCAATTTCTCGCTGTTCCAGTCGATGCCGGACAGCTGGGCCGTGAGCCAGTTGTTCCCGGTGATGCCGATTCACCGGCTGGCTGAGAAGCCGACGCGGCATGCCGTGCTGAGCGACATCACCTGCGATTCCGACGGCAAGATCGACCAGTTCATCGACCGCCGCGACGTGAAGCGGACACTGCAGCTGCATCACTTCGACAACGAGCCGTACTACATGGGGGCGTTCCTGATCGGCGCCTACCAGGAGATTCTCGGCGACCTGCACAACCTGTTCGGCGACACGAACGCCGTCCACGTCGACCTGAGCGACAGCGGCGAAGTGCTTCTGGAGACGATCATCAAGGGAGACACGGTCTCTGAGGTGCTCGACTACGTGCAGTTCAAGGGGCGGGACCTGATGAACCGCGTGCAGGCGACGGTGGAATCAGCAGTTCGCGAGGGGCGGATTGACCACCAGCAGGCCGGCCGGATCGTGAAGTTCTATGAGGAAGGCCTGAACGGCTACACGTACCTCGAAGAACCGGGCGAGTAA
- a CDS encoding DUF6666 family protein, with protein MKRLALSLCVAAVAFTGGFTNRGLANDWTTLVSDEEPLDMPFLSDALENTQVWTGFDVYKSVGDRITNINGGTGSLSSSYGNTVGINTGFSLGDLPFRGQIGASYGVYDYKGRLGIVEHAEQVEQQMFFTTGLYKRGDMTNEGDPISWGFVYDLFYADEWGVNGNEFDLGQFRAIIGYALTDATEIGVWGTFAAQDNEAAVTVAGAPNLLRTIRSANQANIYLKQNFAFGGQVTGYTGMLDNASIGDWQFGLLGQAPLSDSWSIYGNSNYVVPGAKNGPNGSGEEQFNVSVGLAYSFGGKARNQSVTGNAGMPLLNVANNGSFLITD; from the coding sequence GTGAAGCGGCTGGCCCTCTCTCTCTGCGTTGCTGCGGTCGCCTTCACCGGCGGATTCACGAATCGCGGCCTGGCCAACGATTGGACAACCCTCGTCAGCGACGAGGAGCCACTCGACATGCCGTTTCTGTCGGACGCTCTCGAGAACACCCAGGTCTGGACCGGCTTCGACGTCTATAAGTCCGTCGGCGATCGGATCACGAACATCAACGGCGGCACCGGATCGCTCTCCAGCAGCTACGGCAACACCGTTGGAATCAACACCGGCTTCAGCCTCGGCGATCTCCCCTTCCGCGGACAGATCGGTGCCAGCTACGGCGTTTACGACTACAAAGGCCGGCTCGGAATCGTCGAGCATGCCGAGCAGGTGGAACAGCAGATGTTCTTCACCACCGGTCTCTATAAACGCGGCGACATGACGAACGAAGGCGATCCCATCAGCTGGGGCTTCGTCTATGACCTCTTCTACGCCGACGAATGGGGCGTGAACGGCAACGAGTTCGATCTGGGGCAGTTCCGCGCCATCATCGGCTACGCCCTGACCGATGCGACCGAAATCGGCGTGTGGGGCACCTTCGCCGCACAGGACAACGAGGCCGCCGTCACCGTCGCCGGAGCCCCGAACCTGCTCAGGACGATTCGCTCGGCCAACCAGGCCAACATCTATCTCAAGCAGAATTTCGCGTTCGGCGGCCAGGTCACCGGCTACACCGGCATGCTCGACAACGCCAGCATCGGCGACTGGCAGTTCGGCCTGCTCGGCCAGGCCCCGCTCAGCGACAGCTGGTCCATCTACGGCAACTCCAACTACGTCGTCCCCGGCGCGAAGAACGGACCCAACGGCTCCGGCGAAGAGCAGTTCAACGTCTCCGTCGGACTGGCCTACTCCTTCGGCGGCAAGGCGCGGAACCAGAGCGTCACCGGAAATGCAGGGATGCCGCTGCTCAACGTGGCCAACAACGGGTCGTTCCTGATCACCGACTGA
- a CDS encoding AAA family ATPase has protein sequence MTEMTNSMEDSLTRLARAYDGLREQMAKVIVGQQEVTEHLLIALFSRGHCLLEGVPGLAKTLMISTLARCLSMSFSRIQFTPDLMPADITGTDVLQINQSTGQREPQFISGPLFHNMVLADEINRTPPKTQAALLEAMQERQVTVGMVRHILPNPFFVLATQNPIEQEGTYPLPEAQQDRFMFKVFVRYPSFAEERQVALQTTGTSSEDVRPVLSGEEIMALQQVVRQVPVTDHVVDYALALVRQTRVGQEGTPDFITEQLSWGAGPRAVQFLLLGAKTRALLKGRTHVSTEDIQALAVPVLRHRIVVNFSAESDGVTSDKVIERLIQETPAKEGELQKDPRLARIFAA, from the coding sequence ATGACCGAGATGACGAATTCGATGGAGGATTCCCTCACGCGCCTGGCGCGGGCCTATGACGGGCTGCGGGAGCAGATGGCGAAGGTCATCGTCGGCCAGCAGGAAGTGACGGAGCATCTCCTGATTGCCCTGTTCAGTCGGGGGCACTGCCTGCTGGAAGGGGTGCCCGGCCTCGCCAAGACTCTGATGATCAGCACCCTGGCGCGGTGCCTGTCGATGTCGTTCAGCCGCATCCAGTTCACGCCCGACCTCATGCCGGCCGACATCACCGGCACGGACGTGCTGCAGATCAATCAGTCGACCGGGCAGCGGGAGCCGCAGTTCATCAGCGGTCCACTGTTTCACAACATGGTGCTGGCGGACGAAATCAACCGGACGCCGCCGAAAACGCAGGCCGCGCTCCTGGAAGCGATGCAGGAGCGGCAGGTGACCGTCGGCATGGTCCGCCACATCCTGCCGAACCCCTTCTTCGTTCTGGCGACGCAGAACCCGATCGAGCAGGAAGGAACCTATCCGCTGCCCGAAGCGCAGCAGGACCGGTTCATGTTCAAGGTGTTCGTGCGGTATCCGAGCTTCGCGGAGGAGCGGCAGGTGGCCCTGCAGACCACCGGGACTTCCTCAGAGGATGTCCGCCCGGTGCTCTCTGGCGAAGAGATCATGGCGCTTCAGCAGGTCGTCCGGCAGGTTCCGGTGACCGACCACGTGGTCGACTACGCGCTGGCGCTCGTGCGGCAGACTCGCGTCGGCCAGGAGGGAACGCCGGACTTCATCACCGAGCAGCTGAGCTGGGGGGCGGGGCCGCGTGCCGTGCAGTTCCTGTTGCTGGGGGCGAAGACGCGCGCCTTGCTGAAGGGGCGGACGCACGTTTCGACGGAAGACATCCAGGCCCTTGCGGTTCCCGTACTGCGTCACCGGATCGTGGTCAACTTCTCGGCCGAGAGCGATGGCGTCACCTCAGACAAGGTGATCGAGCGCCTGATCCAGGAAACACCGGCCAAGGAAGGCGAGCTGCAGAAGGATCCGCGCCTCGCCCGGATTTTCGCGGCATAA
- a CDS encoding menaquinone biosynthesis family protein — protein sequence MTTEKTLIRVGHSPDPDDAFMFHALANDKIDSGPYQFVHELVDIETLNRRAFTGELELTAVSLHGYAYLTDRYALCACGASMGDGYGPMVVAKTPMTREDLAGKTIAIPGTLTTANLALRLWLKDRRPIEHKVAGVVLPQPAARGAAVSDSVHPNYVVVEFDQILEFVAAGKADAGLIIHEGQLTYGNQGLHLVRDLGEWWMEDTGLPLPLGGNAIRKDLGAEGMKEVTRLLKESIEYGLKHRGEALGHALQYGRDLDRSQADKFVGMYVNDWTIDFGERGRKAVATLLQRGYEEGLLPNPVELEFIG from the coding sequence ATGACGACCGAAAAGACCCTTATCCGCGTCGGCCACAGCCCCGATCCGGACGACGCCTTCATGTTCCACGCCCTGGCCAACGACAAGATCGATTCCGGGCCGTATCAGTTCGTCCACGAACTGGTCGATATTGAAACGCTCAATCGTCGGGCCTTTACGGGCGAGCTCGAGCTGACCGCCGTCAGCCTGCATGGTTACGCCTACCTGACCGATCGCTATGCCCTCTGCGCCTGCGGCGCGAGCATGGGAGACGGTTACGGGCCGATGGTCGTCGCCAAGACACCGATGACGCGCGAAGACCTGGCCGGGAAGACGATCGCGATCCCGGGCACGTTGACGACGGCCAACCTGGCCCTGCGGCTGTGGTTGAAGGACCGCCGCCCCATTGAACACAAGGTCGCCGGCGTCGTCCTGCCGCAGCCCGCCGCCCGCGGCGCGGCCGTGAGCGATTCCGTCCATCCGAACTACGTGGTCGTCGAGTTCGACCAGATTCTCGAATTCGTGGCCGCCGGGAAGGCGGATGCGGGCCTGATCATCCACGAAGGCCAGCTGACCTACGGCAACCAGGGGCTGCACCTGGTCCGGGACCTCGGCGAGTGGTGGATGGAAGACACCGGCCTGCCGCTGCCGCTTGGCGGAAACGCGATCCGGAAAGACCTCGGCGCTGAGGGAATGAAGGAAGTGACCCGGCTGCTCAAGGAGAGCATCGAGTACGGCCTCAAGCATCGTGGTGAAGCGCTCGGACATGCCCTCCAGTACGGCCGCGATCTCGACCGCAGCCAGGCTGACAAGTTCGTGGGGATGTACGTCAACGACTGGACGATCGACTTCGGCGAGCGGGGGCGGAAGGCCGTGGCCACGCTGCTGCAGCGCGGCTACGAGGAAGGCCTTTTGCCCAACCCGGTTGAGCTCGAGTTCATCGGGTAG
- the map gene encoding type I methionyl aminopeptidase, whose translation MRRLFTRHRAAKFPLYQRPEEIAGLRAAGAFNASVLDLVRPLIVPGVTTNELDRVVDDYTRSHGHVPATHGYHGYPKSICTSINEVVCHGIPDDRPLRSGDIINVDCTTIVDGWYGDASETFLVGECSPAARELVQTAFDALWTGIRALKPYGTVLDIGVAIAKLGMERRVGVVETFQGHGIGRRFHQDPGIPHTPMRESRNRVLTPGVCFTVEPMINAGAKETEGPLADGWTVITKDRTLSAQFEHQILMTENGPEILTLTQNGPQEGHRF comes from the coding sequence ATGCGTCGCCTGTTTACCCGTCACCGCGCAGCGAAGTTTCCGCTCTACCAACGGCCGGAGGAGATCGCAGGTCTCCGGGCAGCGGGCGCCTTCAATGCGAGTGTGCTCGACCTTGTCCGGCCTCTGATCGTTCCAGGCGTCACGACGAACGAACTGGATCGGGTGGTCGACGACTACACGCGAAGTCACGGTCACGTGCCGGCCACTCACGGCTACCACGGCTACCCGAAATCGATCTGCACGAGCATCAACGAGGTCGTCTGCCACGGCATTCCGGACGACCGCCCGCTGCGGTCGGGCGACATCATCAACGTCGACTGCACGACGATCGTGGACGGCTGGTACGGCGACGCCTCGGAGACGTTCCTGGTTGGGGAATGTTCGCCCGCGGCGCGGGAACTGGTGCAGACGGCGTTCGACGCCCTGTGGACCGGGATCCGGGCGCTCAAGCCCTACGGGACGGTTCTCGACATCGGCGTCGCCATCGCGAAGCTTGGGATGGAGCGTCGGGTGGGGGTCGTCGAGACCTTCCAGGGGCACGGAATCGGGCGGCGCTTTCATCAGGACCCGGGCATTCCGCATACCCCCATGCGTGAATCGCGAAATCGCGTGCTGACTCCCGGCGTCTGCTTCACCGTGGAACCGATGATTAATGCCGGCGCCAAGGAGACCGAAGGTCCGCTCGCGGACGGCTGGACGGTGATCACCAAAGACCGCACCCTGTCGGCCCAGTTCGAGCATCAGATCCTGATGACCGAGAACGGACCCGA